From Theileria orientalis strain Shintoku DNA, chromosome 4, complete genome, the proteins below share one genomic window:
- a CDS encoding uncharacterized protein (RNA polymerase I specific transcription initiation factor RRN3 family protein): MNRIFNLSLLDKTKNKYPYGNGKSFPSQVESNDQLLSKLQDLIALTPLNNEAFGSFVDILVKRFNWRTAQPEEIDKCKNIVLDLISIDGGSVNGLVRSFISHFRSSDEEHQKVDIGSRIFDSVLLLKKHIRNILTTSADDVELEGEDYELLYELLGNHSSRKVKSNVVAIFPSTHRNPRFNGLRCFFYRNRDGTVDFFSYARCCDNVKTRGQVLREHLCDMLVEIYRLAPSVLGTITETLDSMYPHHNVQIEHHISFTKAILYISRRIECSRSVLYKILINKLTIIDSEIKLADPNVVDVEKVENLRSEKLKELANQLIKGEKGVEESKVKLENPDWFKSMYEKLLTEEDTDDMSQKLDFLMGIMLEELESVLRSNMNVPYTPRSVDTHYTSESEGEELATPVAKHDQSSHHSTESTYSKSNVEDVYATSTTVSSSGIDSSDLKATYKVKLENGVKYKYSPLKEVDEHSKMADVETGYTNATRMDHDYGNVSTLQDGFTNGTKTKDGYGTVTRLQDGYSKVISSQDGYVKLGRTDRCTIDSTAQDSYSCKLGRMDEDYSKVSSIGGYTVADMIVMDLFDTFDQIILPTYNCKYVQFIYFFVLSINHKWARMFIQRLFSIVYSNAQHAIRRRAAASYISSLICRSNYVLPQYVCGSLNHLFGLLSYFDEQTSGSGHSQSLGAKGATLTMKAGSRRGNMHCFSLASAKLSLFYSILQDILYIICYRTDLISASPSLVAFIKDTRRGLLAYLDSYLRPLNYCKHSVITEAIRSTAHFENLKEFHAYLEAAESELASSRRSSEDYRWSLYSPIDSFFPFDPYLLHHSRYYIRDKYRSETTAQQMECTKQNHTTCKLIINELVEAIKNEKELVDKDLEDVTKLVHDSLGFSSISRSIKAKLDSYKRKDGSEYVQIEADYDFWGYEATIEELEQYSQPQQQELQSTEEHIIVGIDQIGDLELSLCDSVLLNDVGERKHGLLDLLTSSRAYKSAARNSKRARDAIV, from the exons ATGAACAGAATATTTAACCTATCGCTTCttgataaaacaaaaaataaatatccATATGGTAACGGAAAATCGTTTCCTTCTCAAGTGGAATCCAATGATCAACTTTTAAG TAAATTACAAGATTTAATAGCGTTGACCCCGCTGAATAATGAGGCCTTTGGGTCATTCGTGGACATTTTGGTTAAAAGATTTAACTGGAGGACGGCACAGCCAGAAGAGATAGACAAATGCAAGAACATAGTGCTGGACCTGATCTCAATAGACGGAGGGAGCGTGAACGGGCTGGTGAGGAGTTTCATATCGCACTTCAGATCCTCGGACGAGGAGCACCAGAAGGTGGACATCGGCTCGAGGATCTTCGACAGCGTGctcctgctgaagaagcacaTCAGAAACATACTGACGACCAGCGCAGACGACGTGGAGCTTGAAGGAGAGGACTACGAGCTGCTGTACGAACTGCTGGGAAACCACTCGAGCAGAAAGGTGAAGAGCAACGTGGTGGCAATATTCCCGTCGACGCACAGGAACCCGAGGTTCAACGGCCTGCGCTGCTTCTTCTACAGAAACAGAGACGGCACAGTGGACTTCTTCAGCTACGCAAGGTGCTGCGACAACGTTAAGACGAGAGGACAGGTGCTGAGAGAACACCTGTGCGACATGCTGGTGGAGATATACAGGCTTGCGCCGAGCGTGCTGGGCACAATCACGGAGACGCTGGACAGCATGTACCCTCACCACAATGTGCAGATAGAACATCACATCTCCTTCACGAAGGCAATACTGTACATCTCGAGAAGAATCGAGTGCTCGAGAAGTGTGCTGTACAAGATCCTGATCAATAAGCTGACGATCATAGACTCGGAGATTAAGCTGGCTGACCCGAACGTGGTCGACgtggagaaggtggaaaACCTGAGGtcggagaagctgaaggagctggcgaACCAGCTGATCAAGGGCGAAAAGGGCGTGGAGGAGTCGAAGGTGAAGCTGGAAAACCCGGACTGGTTCAAGAGCATGTacgagaagctgctgacggAGGAGGACACGGACGACATGTCGCAGAAACTCGACTTCCTCATGGGAATCATGctcgaggagctggagagCGTGCTCAGGAGCAACATGAACGTGCCGTACACGCCGAGGAGCGTGGACACGCACTACACGTCGGAGAGCGAGGGTGAGGAGCTGGCGACGCCAGTGGCGAAGCACGACCAGAGTTCGCACCACTCGACGGAGTCAACCTACTCGAAGTCGAACGTCGAGGACGTGTACGCTACGAGCACGACGGTGAGCTCGAGCGGAATAGACTCCTCGGACCTGAAGGCGACGTACAAGGTGAAGCTTGAGAACGGAGTAAAGTACAAGTACTCACCTCTAAAGGAGGTAGACGAGCACAGCAAAATGGCCGATGTGGAGACTGGATACACTAATGCCACTCGAATGGACCACGATTATGGTAACGTGAGCACATTGCAAGACGGTTTCACTAATGGGACTAAAACAAAAGACGGTTATGGCACAGTTACCAGACTGCAAGATGGTTATTCTAAAGTGATCTCTTCGCAAGACGGCTATGTCAAACTAGGGAGAACGGATCGTTGCACTATTGACTCTACTGCACAAGACTCGTACAGCTGCAAGTTGGGGAGAATGGATGAAGACTACAGCAAAGTGAGCTCGATAGGAGGGTACACAGTGGCAGACATGATAGTGATGGACCTGTTCGACACGTTCGACCAGATAATACTGCCGACGTACAACTGCAAGTACGTGCAGTTCATATACTTCTTCGTGCTCTCGATCAACCACAAGTGGGCGAGAATGTTCATACAGAGACTGTTCTCAATAGTATACAGTAACGCGCAGCACGCAATCAGGAGGAGAGCAGCTGCCTCGTACATCTCGTCGCTGATATGCAGATCCAACTACGTGCTGCCGCAGTACGTGTGCGGAAGCCTGAACCACCTGTTCGGGCTCCTCTCGTACTTTGA CGAACAGACGAGCGGCAGCGGCCACAGTCAGTCTTTAGGAGCAAAGGGAGCCACGTTGACGATGAAGGCAGGGAGCCGAAGAGGTAATATGCACTGCTTCTCGCTGGCCTCAGCGAAACTGAGTCTATTCTACTCGATTCTGCAGGACATACTGTACATCATCTGCTACAGAACGGACCTGATATCAGCGTCGCCGTCTCTGGTGGCCTTCATCAAGGACACCCGCAGAGGACTGCTGGCGTACCTGGACTCGTACCTGAGGCCTCTCAACTACTGCAAGCACTCAGTGATCACGGAGGCAATCAGGTCAACAGCGCACTTCgaaaacctgaaggagttcCACGCATACCTGGAGGCGGCGGAGAGTGAGCTGGCGAGCTCGAGAAGGAGCTCGGAGGACTACAGGTGGTCGCTCTACAGCCCAATCGACTCATTCTTCCCCTTCGACCCGTACCTCCTGCACCACTCGCGCTACTACATAAGGGACAAGTACAGGTCGGAGACGACGGCGCAGCAGATGGAGTGCACGAAGCAGAACCACACGACCTGCAAACTC ATCATCAACGAGCTCGTGGAGGCAATCAAGAACGAAAAGGAGCTGGTCGacaaggacctggaggacgTGACGAAGCTCGTCCACGACTCGCTGGGCTTCTCGTCAATCTCAAGGTCGATAAAGGCGAAGCTGGACAGCTACAAGAGGAAGGACGGGAGCGAGTACGTGCAAATAGAGGCTGACTACGACTTCTGGGGCTACGAGGCGACCATCGAGGAGCTCGAGCAGTACAGCCAGCCGCAGCAGCAGGAGCTGCAGAGCACGGAGGAGCACATAATCGTGGGAATCGACCAAATAGGG GACCTAGAGTTGTCGCTATGTGATTCAGTGCTATTGAACGACGTCGGAGAAAGGAAGCACGGCCTTCTGGACCTGCTGACATCGTCAAGGGCATACAAGTCAGCAGCGCGTAACTCCAAGAGAGCGAGGGACGCAATCGTGTAA
- a CDS encoding uncharacterized protein (AMMECR1 family protein), giving the protein MANDLDSFVDDVDDTLCAVCFDTLEEELNNERNEPRPCLTKLTSKNVKCPLFVTWNFKDGDDEELRGCIGTLEPTSLSNLKRYAHMSAFQDSRFSPISAPELRNLVCKLSLLHSYEPCKNHLDWEVGKHGVLLEFEVNGQGYSATYLPEVALEHNMTKEVAIEQLVCSQLTLFSKSFLDQEEWLQGSSH; this is encoded by the exons ATGGCTAATGATCTTGACAGCTTTGTCGACGACGTTGATGACACTTTGTGTGCTGTCTGCTTCGACACTTTAGAGGAGGAACTTAAC AATGAAAGAAACGAGCCCAGACCCTGCTTGACTAAATTGACCTCGAAGAACGTCAAGTGTCCCCTGTTCGTTACTTGGAATTTCAAGGATGG TGATGATGAGGAGCTACGTGGATGCATTGGCACCCTGGAACCCACCAGTCTTTCCAATTTGA AACGCTACGCTCACATGAGTGCCTTCCAGGACTCCCGGTTCAGTCCCATCAGTGCTCCTGAGCTTCGCAATCTCGTCTGTAAGCTTTCTCTGCTTCACTCCTACGAG CCTTGCAAGAACCACCTTGACTGGGAGGTCGGCAAGCACGGTGTGCTTTTGGAGTTCGAGGTCAACGGCCAGGG ATACTCTGCCACCTACTTGCCTGAGGTTGCTTTGGAGCACAATATGACTAAGGAGGTCGCCATTGAACAGCTGGTTTGTTCTCAGTTAACCCTTTTTTCTAAATCCTTCTTAGATCAGGAAGAGTGGTTACAGGGGTCGAGTCACTGA
- a CDS encoding uncharacterized protein (thioredoxin fold domain containing protein), translating into MFISYYNLIFTLLVFNFPVDVYSHTFYKDSSLKSDHSLQSVHYNGSVIGELSTFELQKLFDTIPPLDHVVLFYINLNSDCRNFFPLYSQLYRDLYSEGYKIKFVKFNCQGLDKRIKICQKYNINVVPTLVYVSSYRIQRNNIPRTSFVRRFLRYLFFDKNSDVNLANATRFVRALNFSLRYKGEIFAYDQLHDWVSLMYNLSTFNRRFGTRRDFVNSLRSLWNEFISIFKR; encoded by the exons atgttcATATCGtactataatttaatttttactcttCTAG ttttcAATTTCCCGGTTGATGTTTACTCACACACATTCTACAAGGATTCTTCTCTTAAATCTGACCATAGTCTTCAATCTGTGCATTACAACGGCAGCGTTATTGGCGAACTATCCACTTTTGAGCTCCAGAAGCTCTTCGACACCATCCCGCCCCTCGACCACGtcgttttattttacattaactTGAACAGTGACTGCAG GAACTTCTTCCCTCTGTACTCTCAGCTGTATCGTGACTTGTACTCTGAGGGCTATAAAATCAAGTTTGTCAAGTTCAACTGCCAGGGCCTCGACAAGAGAATTAAGATATGCCAGAAGTACAACATCAACGTCGTGCCCACCCTCGTCTACGTGTCCAGCTACCGCATTCAGAGGAACAACATTCCGAGGACCTCCTTCGTCAGGAGGTTCCTGCGGTacctcttcttcgacaaGAACTCCGACGTCAACTTGGCCAACGCCACCAGGTTCGTCCGTGCTCTCAACTTTTCTCTTAGGTACAAGGGTGAGATTTTTGCCTACGACCAGCTTCACGACTGGGTCTCTCTGATGTATAACCTGTCCACTTTCAACCGACGGTTCGGCACCAGGAGGGACTTCGTGAACTCTCTCAGGAGCCTTTGGAACGAATtcatttctatttttaaacgCTAA